A region of Massilia sp. KIM DNA encodes the following proteins:
- a CDS encoding DUF4214 domain-containing protein: MPSRADVVQESSTFSQNLISAGSIASSASLEAAPDVGRVIQELFVTYFGRPAFPDEAAYWTGQIEEFIVHGDTESAHFIFGESMPEFHARLAGQSNSQIVASAYARLFNRDPDAAGQAFWKEQLDKHTITAGGLMRVLAEGAQGADKLAYENKVSAAQAFAEAAAEAFEHDEQIDAGAAIDFVAAVATSASLDAAIAALPEVMADIAALPENLHFTGTVSIEGELAVGATVTATHNLQDGDGLGAIVYLWYSGYRLVQSSTSATLEITEEFAGKSLWVTAAFADLRGEVGTAGTQPTNPVRMSPAAKAVEQVYVEYLGRPADAEALERWTAIVEAQQGTGIQSLRTAVLASTEFARLYSGKTAEQKVEQVFQTLFGRPPEPEGLAYWAGTLKDGTMDIGSVIREVAKGAQGEDRAVLDNKVWAAEAFSGSLDDNYLKMIYAGYDAYALGRGFIAGVTDLASRDAALAEAAEAVYGLTELAPNHWPQFSYQIVGEVAVGNTLELKFIDPIEDEDGVGPLSYQWKANGVAIPGATSSKYVVQAAYAGATITVSFSYVDERGFEESFDSYPLQAIQTHAGSAGADTLAGGIGDDIYVINHAGDQIVEKAHEGIDTALVSLANGGTFVLPANVEKGTAASGTAPVNITGNATSNVLTGNDGANTLIGGEGNDFLDGRGGKDTLVGGVGDDYYTVDNVADVITELADQGQDRVTATVNSYTLGANVEGLYFGGKGNFTGTGNELDNFLVGGTGDDKLSGAAGGDTMHGLAGSDTLDGGSGADRLHGGDGSDKLFGGEGDDEMEGGAGEDSLDGGAGADIMNGGDGNDKLSGGDDNDWLWGSAGADSLDGGNGADQLVGGDGNDNVLGGAGADKLWGDAGDDVLDGGADGDQMVGGDGNDKLNGGDGDDQIWTGAGNDTVSGGEGADVIRFDSGNDLIDGGAGNDVVIMNGTLGEYTRSRPNGTDTVLVHKVSGATITLRNVERVVFIDADLTLAELHDNIATPFDDELTGSDEADLLDGGLGNDTMSGGLGHDRYVVSGPGDTIIEDADAGTDEVRVAYTVKGTFTLADNVERAIVTSAASIAVNLEGNELNNNLVGNGATNVINGGAGNDFIDGGAGKDTLSGGTGDDFFVVDNAGDVVRESKDEGRDTVITTLASITLAAEVENLLYDGKGAFAGTGNGGDNLIAGAGGSDKLSGLAGDDTLFGEGGNDTLLGGDGDDYLDGGSGENVLDGGAGQDTAYIEGSLDEYVRVRISATDTVLTNAERGVRITLRNIESVTNGTDTWSIDQVNENLASIGNDTLVGTDDDDEIDGGLGSDTMEGGEGDDRYFLDVVSDSVIEEEGAGIDTVVLGFKGAANYVLGEHVENAIVNASGAINVTGNALDNELKGGAGANILNAGAGDDLLDGGAGKDTMIGGAGDDVYVADITADLVTETQDGGTDLVKTSAVSYKLSDFVENLTYTGNKGFTGTGNAGNNVILGNVGADKLIGGAGEDYLYGGDGNDSLDGGLDDDRLLGGAGNDTLLGGAGKDELYAGTGVDIVDGGADQDTLYLEGKLADYTRSRPNATDLVLANKKTGEQVTLRNVENIVFMDAEKTIEQLLADRGTATNDVLNGTDGDDVLDGGGGVDTMTGGRGDDTYVVSIAADIVKEEVDEGLDLVEVAFTANGSYVLAANVENASVTAAATLAVNLTGNALANHLTGNGGANTLLGAGGDDILSGGLGNDILNGGAGADEVLTGAGKDIVVLDSAEGYDTVGDFTTLQDKLRISQSAFKIGDGDAVVEGGLVRTSAGGFSDKAELVIFSTNIAGDITEAAAASTIGSATADYIAGAKVLFVVDNGVDSAVYLFTSSGKDKEVSASELTLIAELVGTPATALADYAFAS, from the coding sequence CGATGAGCAGATCGACGCCGGGGCAGCGATCGACTTCGTCGCCGCGGTGGCGACCAGCGCCTCGCTCGACGCCGCGATTGCGGCGCTGCCGGAGGTGATGGCCGACATCGCGGCCCTCCCCGAGAACCTTCACTTTACTGGGACGGTGTCCATCGAAGGCGAACTCGCTGTCGGCGCTACCGTTACCGCAACCCATAACCTGCAGGACGGCGACGGGCTGGGCGCCATCGTCTACCTGTGGTACTCCGGCTACCGGCTGGTGCAAAGTTCGACCAGCGCGACGCTCGAGATTACCGAGGAGTTCGCTGGAAAGAGCCTCTGGGTCACGGCTGCCTTTGCCGACCTGCGGGGTGAAGTCGGGACCGCTGGCACCCAGCCGACCAATCCGGTGCGCATGAGCCCTGCGGCCAAGGCCGTGGAGCAGGTTTATGTCGAATATCTCGGCCGCCCCGCCGACGCTGAGGCCCTCGAGCGCTGGACCGCCATCGTCGAAGCGCAGCAGGGGACTGGGATCCAGTCCTTGCGTACCGCAGTGCTTGCCTCGACCGAATTCGCCAGGCTCTATTCCGGGAAGACCGCCGAGCAGAAGGTCGAACAGGTGTTCCAGACCCTGTTCGGCCGTCCTCCCGAACCGGAAGGCTTGGCGTACTGGGCGGGCACTTTGAAGGACGGAACGATGGACATCGGCTCCGTGATCCGCGAAGTGGCCAAGGGGGCGCAGGGCGAGGATCGGGCCGTGCTGGACAACAAGGTCTGGGCTGCCGAGGCCTTCAGCGGTTCGCTCGACGACAATTACCTGAAGATGATCTACGCCGGCTACGATGCCTACGCCCTCGGCCGCGGATTCATCGCAGGCGTGACCGACCTTGCCTCGCGCGACGCGGCCCTGGCGGAAGCAGCGGAAGCCGTTTACGGCCTGACCGAGCTCGCCCCCAACCATTGGCCGCAATTCTCCTACCAGATCGTCGGCGAGGTGGCCGTCGGGAATACCCTGGAGCTCAAGTTCATCGATCCGATCGAGGACGAGGACGGCGTCGGCCCCCTGAGTTACCAGTGGAAGGCGAACGGGGTGGCAATCCCCGGCGCCACCTCGAGCAAATATGTGGTCCAGGCCGCCTACGCCGGCGCCACCATCACGGTGAGCTTTTCCTATGTCGACGAGCGCGGGTTTGAAGAGAGCTTCGACAGCTATCCGCTGCAGGCCATCCAGACGCACGCCGGCAGCGCCGGCGCCGACACCCTGGCCGGCGGCATCGGCGACGACATCTATGTGATCAACCATGCCGGTGACCAGATCGTCGAGAAGGCCCACGAGGGCATCGATACGGCCCTGGTCAGCCTGGCCAATGGCGGGACCTTCGTGCTGCCCGCGAACGTCGAGAAGGGCACTGCGGCGAGCGGGACGGCCCCCGTCAACATTACCGGCAACGCGACGAGCAATGTCCTCACCGGTAACGACGGCGCCAATACCCTGATCGGCGGCGAGGGCAACGACTTCCTCGATGGCCGCGGCGGCAAGGACACCCTGGTCGGTGGCGTGGGCGACGATTACTACACCGTCGACAATGTCGCCGACGTGATCACCGAACTGGCCGACCAGGGCCAGGACAGGGTCACCGCGACGGTGAACAGCTACACGCTCGGCGCCAATGTCGAAGGACTCTACTTCGGCGGAAAGGGCAATTTCACCGGTACGGGCAACGAACTGGACAATTTCCTCGTCGGGGGAACGGGCGATGACAAGCTCAGCGGCGCCGCCGGCGGCGACACGATGCATGGCTTGGCGGGCAGCGACACCCTCGATGGCGGCAGCGGCGCCGACCGGCTGCACGGCGGCGACGGCAGCGACAAGCTGTTCGGCGGCGAAGGCGATGACGAGATGGAGGGCGGCGCGGGTGAGGACAGCCTGGACGGCGGCGCGGGCGCAGACATCATGAACGGCGGCGACGGCAACGACAAGCTGTCCGGCGGCGACGACAACGACTGGCTCTGGGGCTCGGCCGGCGCCGACAGCCTGGACGGCGGCAATGGCGCTGATCAGCTGGTCGGTGGCGATGGCAACGACAACGTGCTTGGCGGCGCGGGCGCCGACAAGCTGTGGGGCGACGCCGGCGACGACGTGCTGGACGGCGGCGCCGACGGCGACCAGATGGTCGGCGGCGATGGCAACGACAAGCTGAACGGCGGGGATGGCGACGACCAGATCTGGACCGGCGCCGGCAACGACACCGTGTCGGGCGGGGAAGGCGCGGACGTGATCCGTTTTGACAGCGGCAACGACCTGATCGATGGCGGCGCCGGCAACGACGTGGTCATCATGAACGGCACCCTGGGCGAGTACACCCGCTCGCGCCCGAACGGGACGGATACGGTGCTCGTCCACAAGGTCAGTGGTGCGACGATAACCCTGCGCAACGTGGAAAGGGTCGTTTTTATCGACGCCGACCTCACGCTCGCCGAGCTGCACGATAATATCGCCACCCCCTTCGACGACGAGCTGACGGGCAGCGATGAGGCCGATCTCCTCGACGGCGGGCTGGGCAACGACACGATGAGCGGCGGCCTCGGCCACGACCGCTACGTCGTCAGCGGCCCGGGAGATACGATCATCGAGGATGCCGACGCCGGCACCGACGAGGTGCGGGTCGCCTACACGGTGAAAGGCACTTTCACCCTGGCGGATAACGTCGAACGCGCCATCGTGACCTCGGCCGCATCGATCGCCGTCAACCTGGAAGGCAATGAGCTGAACAACAACCTGGTCGGCAACGGGGCGACGAACGTCATCAATGGCGGCGCCGGAAACGACTTCATCGATGGCGGCGCCGGGAAAGACACCTTGAGCGGCGGCACCGGCGACGATTTCTTCGTCGTCGACAATGCAGGCGATGTGGTGCGCGAATCGAAGGACGAGGGTCGGGACACGGTGATCACGACGCTCGCCAGCATCACGCTCGCCGCCGAGGTCGAGAACCTCCTCTACGACGGCAAGGGCGCGTTCGCCGGGACCGGCAACGGTGGCGACAACCTGATCGCGGGCGCCGGCGGCAGTGACAAGCTGAGCGGCCTGGCGGGCGACGATACCCTGTTCGGCGAGGGCGGCAACGATACCCTGCTGGGCGGCGACGGCGACGACTACCTGGACGGCGGCAGCGGCGAGAATGTGCTGGACGGCGGCGCCGGCCAGGATACGGCCTATATCGAAGGTTCCCTGGACGAGTATGTGCGGGTACGTATCTCCGCCACCGACACCGTGCTGACCAATGCCGAGCGCGGCGTACGCATCACGCTGCGCAACATCGAGTCGGTCACCAACGGCACCGACACCTGGAGCATCGACCAGGTCAACGAGAATCTGGCCAGCATCGGCAACGACACCCTCGTTGGTACCGACGACGACGACGAGATCGACGGCGGCCTGGGCAGCGACACCATGGAGGGCGGCGAAGGCGACGACCGCTACTTCCTCGACGTCGTCTCCGACAGCGTGATCGAAGAAGAGGGCGCAGGCATCGATACCGTCGTGCTCGGCTTCAAGGGCGCGGCAAACTACGTGCTGGGAGAGCACGTCGAGAACGCCATCGTGAATGCCTCCGGCGCCATCAACGTGACCGGCAACGCGCTCGACAATGAGCTCAAGGGCGGCGCAGGCGCCAACATCCTGAACGCGGGCGCAGGCGACGACCTGCTCGACGGTGGTGCGGGCAAGGACACCATGATCGGCGGCGCGGGCGACGACGTCTACGTGGCGGACATCACTGCCGACCTCGTTACCGAGACCCAGGATGGCGGCACCGACCTGGTCAAGACCAGCGCCGTGAGCTACAAGCTCTCCGATTTCGTCGAGAACCTGACCTACACCGGCAACAAGGGCTTTACCGGCACCGGCAACGCCGGTAATAACGTGATTCTCGGTAACGTCGGCGCCGACAAGCTGATTGGCGGCGCCGGCGAGGACTACCTGTACGGTGGCGACGGTAACGACAGCCTCGACGGCGGCCTCGACGACGACCGCCTGCTCGGCGGCGCCGGCAACGACACCCTGCTGGGTGGGGCGGGCAAGGACGAACTGTACGCCGGCACGGGCGTCGACATCGTCGACGGCGGCGCCGACCAGGACACCCTCTACCTGGAGGGCAAGCTGGCCGACTACACCCGGTCGCGTCCGAATGCGACCGACCTGGTGCTGGCGAACAAGAAGACCGGCGAGCAGGTCACCCTGCGCAACGTCGAAAACATCGTCTTCATGGATGCCGAGAAAACCATCGAGCAATTGCTTGCCGACCGGGGCACCGCGACCAACGACGTGCTCAACGGCACCGACGGTGACGACGTCCTCGACGGCGGCGGCGGCGTGGACACCATGACCGGCGGTAGAGGCGACGACACCTATGTCGTCAGCATCGCGGCCGATATCGTGAAGGAAGAGGTCGACGAAGGCCTCGACCTCGTCGAGGTCGCGTTCACGGCGAATGGCAGCTACGTCCTGGCGGCAAACGTAGAGAACGCGAGCGTGACCGCGGCTGCCACGCTGGCCGTGAACCTGACCGGCAACGCCCTGGCCAATCACCTGACCGGCAATGGCGGCGCCAATACCCTGCTGGGCGCAGGCGGCGACGACATCCTGTCCGGCGGCCTGGGCAACGATATCCTGAATGGCGGCGCGGGCGCTGACGAAGTGTTGACGGGGGCCGGCAAGGACATCGTCGTCCTCGACAGCGCGGAGGGCTACGACACCGTGGGCGATTTCACCACCCTGCAGGACAAGCTGCGTATTTCCCAGTCCGCCTTCAAGATCGGCGACGGCGATGCGGTGGTCGAGGGCGGCCTGGTGCGTACCTCGGCCGGCGGATTCAGCGACAAGGCGGAACTGGTGATCTTCAGCACCAATATCGCCGGCGATATCACCGAGGCGGCGGCGGCCAGCACCATCGGCTCGGCCACGGCGGACTATATCGCAGGGGCCAAGGTCTTGTTCGTGGTCGACAACGGCGTCGACAGTGCGGTCTACCTGTTCACCTCGAGCGGGAAGGACAAGGAAGTTTCCGCAAGCGAGCTCACCCTGATCGCCGAGCTGGTCGGCACGCCGGCCACGGCGCTGGCGGACTACGCCTTCGCGTCCTGA